The Desulfovibrio piger DNA segment TGCCCTGGACAAGGGCCGGAAGGAACCTTTCTTTCTGCCTCGTGCACTATCCCGTGCTGCTGGGCCGGAAAAATTCCGGCGTTTCCTCTTTGACAAATTTGGATATTCACGATATAGCCCGGATTTCCCGCAGCTATGCGATGGGACCGTTCTATGCCGTGACCCCGCTGGAGGACCAGCAGCGTCTGCTACAGGCCATAGTCCGGCACTGGACGCAAGGCGCGGGAAGCAGGGGCAACCCGGACCGGGCCCAGGCGCTCGCCACGGTTTGTCCTGCCGAATCCGTGGATGCCGCTGTGGAACATCTCACGGAGCGCACGGGCATGCGGCCCAGAGTGGTGGCAAGTTCCGCCTCCTGGCCCGCTCACAAGCACGCGCCCCCGCCGCTTTGTCCGGCGGATGTGTGCCGCATGTGCGAAGAAGGTCCTGTGCTGCTGTTGCTGGGTACGGCCCAGGGGCTGGCCCCTGAGGTGCTCGCCCGGTGTGACGGGGTGCTCAGACCCATACGGTATCTGGGCTACAACCACCTTTCGGTGCGGAGCGCGGCCGCTATCCTGGCCGACAGAATTTTGGGCGATTACAAGTAAGCGCCACAGTTTTTCTTCACGACGACAGCCGTCCCAAGGCTGCGTATTTAAGGAGTAGGGCATGGATATCATTAAGAAAATTGAACGTGAAAACATGCGTATGGATATGCCCGTGTTTCGCTCCGGCGACACGGTGAAAGTGCATCTGCGCATTGTGGAAGGCGAAAAAGAGCGTATTCAGGTGTTCCAGGGCAACGTGATCCGCATCCAGCGCGGCACCACCGACGCCACCTTCACCGTGCGCAAGATCTCTGACGGCGTGGGCGTGGAACGCATCTTCCCCCTGCACTCCCCCTTCATCGACCACGTGGAAGTGGTGAGCCAGGGCCGCGTGCGTCGCAGCCGTCTGTACTACCTGCGCGCCCTCAAGGGCAAAGCCGCTCGCATCAAGCCCCGCGGCCGCTTCTGATTCGCAGCCCAGCGGAATGTCCATGGCGGCCTGAGGGTCCTGTGAACATGCCCGGGCAGAATACGAACGGAATGAACCTCACCCTGCCTTGCGCGGGGTGAGGTCTTTGGCGTTTTAGCAACCGAGTGAAACACGATGCCCCCTCGCCGCAAAAGATCCTCCGCCGCACCGGCCCCGGAACAGGGCCTGCTCTGCGCCCTGCCCTCCCGTCCCCTGCTCATGGCGGGCATCGATGAGGCGGGCCGCGGCTGTCTGGCCGGTCCCGTCGTGGCGGCGGCCGTCATCCTGCCGGAAGAATACGACCTGCCGGGCCTCACGGATTCCAAGGCCCTGAGCGCCGCCCAGCGGGAACATCTGGCGCCCCTGATCCGCCAGTGCGCCCTGGCCTGGGGGCTGGGCGTGATCTGGCCCGCCACCATCGACCGCATCAACATCCTGCAGGCCACCTTCGAAGCCATGAGCCGCGCCGTGGCCGGCCTCAAGCGCAGGCCCGACCTTTTGCTGGTGGACGGCAACAAGACCGTGCCCGAGCCCGTCCTGCTGCCGCACTGGCGCAAGCGTCATGCCGACGCCCCCGACCTGCCCCGCCAGAATGCCGTGGTGGGCGGGGACAGCTCCGTGCCCGCCATCTCCGCTGCCTCCGTCCTGGCCAAGACCTACCGGGACATGCTCATGGAGCATCTGGAGCGCCGCCATCCCGGCTATGGTTTCGCCCGGCACAAGGGCTACGGCACGGCCGACCATTACGAGGCCCTGCACCGTCTTGGCCCCTGCCGCCAGCACCGGCTGACGTTTCGCGGCGTGCTGCCCGACAGGGACGAAGGCCCCGGTACCCGGCAGGGGAGCCTGCTGTGAGTTTTCTTTCCCGCCTGCGCCGCCTGGCCGATCCTTCCGGGCCACCGGCAGGGGACGACCGTGCGGGCGGGGACCACAAGGCCGCCCTGGGCCGTGCCGGGGAAGACGCCGCCGCCACCCTGCTGCATGCGCGCGGCATGCGCATCCTGGCCCGCAACTGGCGCAGCGGCCCGCTGGAACTTGACCTTGTCTGCCGGGAAGGCGACACTCTTGTTTTCGTGGAAGTCAAAACGCGCGGTCCGGGCAGTCTGGGCAGCGCCCTGGACGCGGTGGGGCCGCGCAAGCGGCAGACCCTGATCCGGGCCGCACGGGCCTGGCTGGCCGCACATGACCAGTGGCACCTGCCCTGCCGCTTTGACCTCGTCTGTATCGAACCGGGGCCCACGGGCCCGCACATGGAGCACATCCGCCATGCTTTCGACCTCTCCGGCTCCGGGCCATCTGTGGATAGTGGCCACGCCTCTTGGCAACCCTGGTGACCTTTCTCCCCGCGCCCGCGAAGTCCTCGCCGGCGCCGACCTCATCCTGGCCGAGGATACCCGCCGCGCCGGGCTGCTGTGCAGCCAGTGCAACATCCCGGCCCGCCGCTTCCTGAGTTTCCATGACCACAACGAGAGCGAACGGCAGGAAGAGGTCCTGCGCCTGCTGCGCCAGGGACAGAACCTGGCCCTGGCCTCGGATGCGGGCACGCCCCTGCTGGCCGATCCCGGCTACCGTCTGGTGCGCGCCTGCCGGGCCGAAGGCCTGCCCGTCTCGCCCGTGCCCGGCCCTTCGGCGCCGGTGACGGCCCTTTCCGCCGCGGGCATCCCGCCCCTGCCCTACACCTTTTTGGGTTTTTTGCCGCGTGATGCCGCGGGCCGCCGCGCCACGCTCTCGGCCTTTGCCCGCACGCCGGGCTCGCTCATCTTCTTCGAACGCAAGGACCGCCTGCGCGAGAGCCTGGCCCAGGCCGCGGAGCTGCTGGGCCCCCGGGCCGTGGCCGTGTGCCGGGAATTGACCAAGACACATGAGGAATTTATACTTGGCCGTCTGGAGAAATGGCAGGAGCTGCCCGAAGAACTGCTGGGCGAGATCACGGTCATCATCGGCCCGCCGGAACAGAAGGAACGCGCCGATGAAGCCGAAGCCCGCCGGGCCCTGGAAGCTGTCATGGCCGCTGCGGACGAGCGTCTCAAGCCCAAGGAAGTGGCCCGCCGGGCCCAGGAGATGGCCCCCGGCTGGAGCGCCAAGGAGCTTTACGAACTGCTGACCCGCGCCTGAGCCTTTCTCCGCCACGGAACCGACCGCCCAACCAAGCGAGCCCGCCATGTTGCCCACCCGGACAGCCCTTTCCTGCCTTGCGCGAAGCTGCTGCATCAACGCCGCCGTCACGGCACGCGGCATGCAGCAGCTGGGATTGCTGTTCGCCCTGGAACCGGCACTGCGCCATCTGTATCCCGAGGCCGAAGCACGGGCACAGGCGGCGGCCCACTACAGCGCCCACAGCAACACCCATCCCTATATGCTGCCCTTCTACATGGGCCTGTTGCTGAACATCGAAGAACAGGTGGCCGAAGGCAAACTGCCCTCCAACGCGCTGGACACGGTGCGCCGCACGCTGGGCACTACGCTTTCCGCCGTGGGGGACGGTTTTTTTGAAGGGGGCGTCTTCCCCTGCTGGGCGTTGTGCTGCATCTGCTTCCTGCTGGCCGGGCACACGCTGCCCGTCATCCTGCTGACGGTCCTGCTGGTCGTGGCCCTGCTGGCCTTCAGGACAGGCACGTTTTTCTTTGCCCTGCGCTACGGGCTGGCTGCCCTGGCCTGGCTCAAGCGTCTGGGGCTCATCAACTGGACCGGCCGCATCAAGGTCGTCAATGCCTGCCTGCTGACCGTGGCGGCTGCCATGCTGCTGCCCTACAGCGGGGACCGGCATACGCTCCTCTGGTGTATGGGCGGCGGCGCTGCCGTTCTGGCCGCCGCCTGGATCATCGGGCGCCTGCATTTGCCGCGCATCGTGCTCTGGCTGATCCTGCTGACCTTTCTCGTGCTCATGGACACGGGGCTGGTCGGCCTGTAAAGGCCCTTGCCGCCACGGCAGGGAAACATCCGGCCACACGGACGGGAAAGGCGCGCTCCGCAGGGCCTGTAGCCGCCTCAGACGACAGGGCCGCATACGGCATGGCATCCTTGCCGCAAGGCCCCCGATGCGGTGCGGGGGACCGTCAGGAACAGATCGTACAGGTCGCCCCGGGCGACCAGGGAGAATATATCATGGCAGAAGTTCAGGAAACACCCGAAGGCCTCGTCCTCCCCGTCACGCTGCATACGCGTGGCGGGCTGCACGCACGGCCTGCTGCCCGTCTGGCGCAGGAGGCCCAGAATTTTTCCTCCGACATCCAGATCCAGAGCGACAACGGTACCGCCGATGCCAAAAGCATGCTGGATATCCTCTCCCTCGCCATCTCCACAGGCTGCACGCTGACCCTGCTGGCCCGGGGCGATGACGCCCGCGAAGCCCTGACGGCCCTGGCCGATTATCTGGAAAATCTGCAGGACTGATATGGCACGCTCTCTTCTTTTCGGTACGTCCGTCTCTCCCGGCATCGCCATCGGGGTGCTGCGCTTCGCCCACAATGTCCAGACCGTGGAGATGCGCCGCATCAGCCCGCGCGAAGTGGAAGGCGAGCAGGAACAGCTGCGCGCCGCCGTGACCAATGTGCGCGCCGCCCTGCAGGAAGCCATGGCCAAGGTCCCGGAAGACCTTTCCGAATACCGTGAGGTCATCGCCGCCCAGATCGAACTGGCCCGCGATCCCAAGCTGGTGGGCAGCGCCCTTTCCCGCATCGAGAAGGAACTGGTCTGCGCCGCCTGGGCCCTGGACAGCACGGTGGAACAGCTGTGCAGCATCTTCCGCAACATGGACGACCCCTATCTGCGCGACCGTGCGCAGGACATCCGGGCCGTGGGCCTGCGCCTGCGCGAATGCCTGGCCGGCAGCTGCGCCCTGCCCGCCGCGGCCGGTGCCGGCATCCTGGCCGCCCAGGATCTTTCGCCCGCCGACGTCATGGACATGGATTTCAAGGACGTGCGGGCCGTCATCACGGCAGAGGGCGGGCCCACGTCGCATACGGCCATTTTGTCGCGCGGCCTGCACATCCCGGCCCTGGTGGGCGTCACCGGCCTGCTGGAGACCGGCAAGCCCGGTGAAAAGGTCATCGTGGACGGCCTCAACGGCTGCCTGCTGCTGGACCCCGATGCCGACGACCTGGCCACCTATGAAGAGCGCCAGCGCGAGTATCAGGAGTGGGAGGCCCGCATCCGCAGCGAGTCCCACTGGCCCGCCGAGATGCGCGACGGCGTGCGCGTGAGCGTCCATGCCAACCTGGAACGCCTGGAAGAAATGGACGAACTGCAGGACAGCGGCGCCGAAGGCGTGGGCCTGTACCGTACGGAATTCTCCTTCCTGCGGGAGCATCTGCCCAGCGAGGAAGAGCTCTATGCCGAATACAGCGCCGTGGCCCGCAAGGCCGCGCCCGCGCATGTGGTCTTCCGTACCCTGGACGCCGGTGCGGACAAGATGCTCCGCGCCCAGGAGGCCCTCAAGGAACCCAACCCGGCCCTGGGCCTGCGCGGCATCCGCTTCTGCCTGCGGCACCAAAAGATCTTCCGCAGCCAGCTGCGCGCCCTCATGCGCGCCGGGGTGGAAGGCAATATCTCCCTGCTGCTGCCCATGATCTCCGGCCTGGCCGAGGTACAGAGCGTGCGCCGCATCATGCAGGAACTGCAGCAGGAGCTGCAGGCCGCCGGTCTGCCCCACGCCGCCGATCTGCCCCTGGGCATCATGGTGGAGACCCCGGCGGCCGTGCTCATCGCCGATGCCTTGGCCCGCGAATGCGACTTTTTCAGCATCGGCACCAATGACCTTATCCATTACCTCATGGCCATCGACCGCAACAACCTGCATGTGGGCTACCTCAACGAGGCCCTGCATCCGGCCGTGGTCCGCTCCCTGAAGCGCATCATCGACTCCGCCCACCGCGAGGGCATCGGGGTCTCGGTCTGCGGCGAGCTGGCCGCCGACCCCTACGGTCTGGCCCTGCTGCTGGGCATGGGCGTGGACACGCTCTCGGCCTCGCCGCGCTTCGTACCGGGCATGAAGCACATGATCCGCCGCCTGGACGCCCAGACCTGCATGGACATGGCCCACAGCGTGCTCATGAGCACCGACGTGACGGCCTCGCAGCGCATGCTGCGCGAACGCCTGCAGGAGAGTCTGGGCTCGGAGCTGGCCTTCCATACCACAAGCATCATGACGAACAGTTAGGAATATGAGCAAAAAACCATCCCCGTCCACCATCGCCGTCAACAAGAAGGCCCGCCACCTGTACGAACTCTCCGACTTCGTGGAAGCGGGCATCAGCCTGACCGGCCCTGAAGTCAAAAGCATCCGGGCCGGAAAGATCAACTTTCTGGACAGCTATGTGGATTTCCGTGACGGCGAGGCCTTCGTGCTTTCGCTGCATATCGCCCCGTACGACAATGCCGGCTATGTGCCCCAGGATCCCGACCGCCCGCGCCGCCTGCTGCTGCACGCCGCCGAGATCCGCCAGATGGCGGCCCGCGTGGAACAGAAAGGCCTGACCGTGGTGCCCGTGCGCATGTACTTCAAGCAGGGCAAGGTCAAGATGGAGATCGCCCTGGGTCGCGGCAAGAAGCTCTTCGACCATCGCGAGACCCTCAAACGCAGGGCCGAAGAACGCGACGCCGCCCGCGATCTGGCCTGATATCATGTGGCGTCCGCCGCTGGCCCCGGGCCTTCTCTGGCAAAGCTGGCTCTTATGCTGGCTGCTGGGCCTGCTGGCGGCACGCTGGCCCGGACCCGCGCTTTGCGCGGGTCTTTGCGTCCTGGTGGCGGACAGCCGTTTGTGGCGTCTCCCCCGCCTGCTGGTGGGCTGTGCCGTCGCCCTGCTGGGCTGTGTCACGGCCCAGGCCCTGCTGCCCGCTTTTCCCGTGCCCCCCGTGCTGGAACAGCTGTACGAGGAACGCACCCCGCCCCGCCACTGGCCTGTGCTGGAAGCCAGGGTGAGCGATGTACGCACCCTGCCGGAACAGCGCCTGCGCATCAGCCTGACCGACCTGCATCTGCAACAGCCTGACGGTCAGCCTCTGGTCCA contains these protein-coding regions:
- the rplS gene encoding 50S ribosomal protein L19, producing MDIIKKIERENMRMDMPVFRSGDTVKVHLRIVEGEKERIQVFQGNVIRIQRGTTDATFTVRKISDGVGVERIFPLHSPFIDHVEVVSQGRVRRSRLYYLRALKGKAARIKPRGRF
- a CDS encoding ribonuclease HII codes for the protein MPPRRKRSSAAPAPEQGLLCALPSRPLLMAGIDEAGRGCLAGPVVAAAVILPEEYDLPGLTDSKALSAAQREHLAPLIRQCALAWGLGVIWPATIDRINILQATFEAMSRAVAGLKRRPDLLLVDGNKTVPEPVLLPHWRKRHADAPDLPRQNAVVGGDSSVPAISAASVLAKTYRDMLMEHLERRHPGYGFARHKGYGTADHYEALHRLGPCRQHRLTFRGVLPDRDEGPGTRQGSLL
- a CDS encoding YraN family protein, which encodes MADPSGPPAGDDRAGGDHKAALGRAGEDAAATLLHARGMRILARNWRSGPLELDLVCREGDTLVFVEVKTRGPGSLGSALDAVGPRKRQTLIRAARAWLAAHDQWHLPCRFDLVCIEPGPTGPHMEHIRHAFDLSGSGPSVDSGHASWQPW
- the rsmI gene encoding 16S rRNA (cytidine(1402)-2'-O)-methyltransferase; amino-acid sequence: MLSTSPAPGHLWIVATPLGNPGDLSPRAREVLAGADLILAEDTRRAGLLCSQCNIPARRFLSFHDHNESERQEEVLRLLRQGQNLALASDAGTPLLADPGYRLVRACRAEGLPVSPVPGPSAPVTALSAAGIPPLPYTFLGFLPRDAAGRRATLSAFARTPGSLIFFERKDRLRESLAQAAELLGPRAVAVCRELTKTHEEFILGRLEKWQELPEELLGEITVIIGPPEQKERADEAEARRALEAVMAAADERLKPKEVARRAQEMAPGWSAKELYELLTRA
- a CDS encoding PTS system mannose/fructose/sorbose family transporter subunit IID, which gives rise to MLPTRTALSCLARSCCINAAVTARGMQQLGLLFALEPALRHLYPEAEARAQAAAHYSAHSNTHPYMLPFYMGLLLNIEEQVAEGKLPSNALDTVRRTLGTTLSAVGDGFFEGGVFPCWALCCICFLLAGHTLPVILLTVLLVVALLAFRTGTFFFALRYGLAALAWLKRLGLINWTGRIKVVNACLLTVAAAMLLPYSGDRHTLLWCMGGGAAVLAAAWIIGRLHLPRIVLWLILLTFLVLMDTGLVGL
- a CDS encoding HPr family phosphocarrier protein — translated: MAEVQETPEGLVLPVTLHTRGGLHARPAARLAQEAQNFSSDIQIQSDNGTADAKSMLDILSLAISTGCTLTLLARGDDAREALTALADYLENLQD
- the ptsP gene encoding phosphoenolpyruvate--protein phosphotransferase, whose product is MARSLLFGTSVSPGIAIGVLRFAHNVQTVEMRRISPREVEGEQEQLRAAVTNVRAALQEAMAKVPEDLSEYREVIAAQIELARDPKLVGSALSRIEKELVCAAWALDSTVEQLCSIFRNMDDPYLRDRAQDIRAVGLRLRECLAGSCALPAAAGAGILAAQDLSPADVMDMDFKDVRAVITAEGGPTSHTAILSRGLHIPALVGVTGLLETGKPGEKVIVDGLNGCLLLDPDADDLATYEERQREYQEWEARIRSESHWPAEMRDGVRVSVHANLERLEEMDELQDSGAEGVGLYRTEFSFLREHLPSEEELYAEYSAVARKAAPAHVVFRTLDAGADKMLRAQEALKEPNPALGLRGIRFCLRHQKIFRSQLRALMRAGVEGNISLLLPMISGLAEVQSVRRIMQELQQELQAAGLPHAADLPLGIMVETPAAVLIADALARECDFFSIGTNDLIHYLMAIDRNNLHVGYLNEALHPAVVRSLKRIIDSAHREGIGVSVCGELAADPYGLALLLGMGVDTLSASPRFVPGMKHMIRRLDAQTCMDMAHSVLMSTDVTASQRMLRERLQESLGSELAFHTTSIMTNS
- the smpB gene encoding SsrA-binding protein SmpB, which translates into the protein MSKKPSPSTIAVNKKARHLYELSDFVEAGISLTGPEVKSIRAGKINFLDSYVDFRDGEAFVLSLHIAPYDNAGYVPQDPDRPRRLLLHAAEIRQMAARVEQKGLTVVPVRMYFKQGKVKMEIALGRGKKLFDHRETLKRRAEERDAARDLA